One Burkholderia sp. 9120 genomic window, GCGCGATCACCCAGCCGCCCCACGTGGAGCGCACGAGGCTCAGCGCGAACGCGAAGAAGCCGAGCGCCGCGGCGATCCAGCGCACCCGGTGGTTTGCTGCCATCACGTACACCATTGCGCCCATCATCGCGAACGCGAACGGGCCCGACGAATTCATCGTGCTGAACACGCGCACGCCCATCGGCACCGGGTCGCCTTGCGAGTTCATCTGCGAGCCGAGCATCCACAGTGCGTCCCACGGCGGCATGATGAAAAACTGCACGAGGCCGTAGCCGCCCATCACCAGCATGCCCCAGATGAACGTGTTGACGATGGTGTCGCGGTACTGCGGATACTGACGCGTGTGCGCCATGATGTGGAAGCCGATCAGGATCGGATACAGCCAGTTCGCGAGGTCGTAGGTGGCTGCCAGCGGCCCGCTCGACATCACGCCGACCATGAACGCGTAGATCAGGCCGAGCAGGATCAGCAGCACCGGCAGGCCGCGCCGTTGCGCGAGCAGCCGGTAGTAGCGCAGCAGGGAAAGCGCGCTGATCATCGTCACCGCGAGCGGCGCGACCTGGATCAGGCTGGTGGGCGTGAACGCGCCTTTGGACCAGTCGGCGAGACGCCGTACTTCGGGGCTCAGAAACCACAGCCACCACATGAAGCCGATGTAGCGCGCCGGGCTCTTGAAGTAGAGCCACAAGCCCGTGAGGATCGCCAGCACCGGAAACGCGAGCGTCAGCACCGTGCCCTGATGCGCGATGATCAACACCGCCGTGATCAGCCACAGCAAGGCCGGCGGACCCCACTCCTGCGCCCCGCCGGACCGGCTGCGTCCCGCGCGGGTCGCGCCGGATGGAGCGGTGTGCGTGATGGTCGACATCGCTTAGAGACCTCCGCGTGATTCACGCGCGGCGGGCCGCGAGGTTTGCGCCCTCGCCTGCGGTTGCGTGCGAGCGGCGCGCGCGCGCAGCATCTCCTGCGTGATCCGCACGTGCTGCATCGCGTAGTGCTGGGTGGTCAGGTCGCGTGCCAGCAAACCGGCCGCCGCCGCTTGCGCCTGACGCAAGCCGTCCAGCGGCGATGCGGCGAGCTGGTCGACCGCTTCGCGCAGCGCCTGCGGATTGAACGGCGGAATATAAAGCGCCTCGCCGGCCGGAAAATAATCCTGCAACGCGCCGACGTTGGTGACCACCATCGGCTTGCCGACGGCCGCCGCTTCGAGCATCACCGTGATCCCCGAGGCGTGCGAATTCGGCCGCAGCGGCACGACGATCAGATCGGCCCAGTCGTACAACTCGTGCTGCTTTTTAATGCCCGAAAACAGCGCGATCTCGACGTTCGGCGCGCGCAGCGACGCGGGTATCCGCCGCCGCGTCGCGAGCTTGACCGTGTAGCGCGAATCGTTGCCGAAGGCCTTGATCAGCGTTTCCCAATCGCGGTCGCGATCGTTGCCGATCGCGGCAATGCGGATCGGCGCATGCGGCAACCATTCGGTCGGCGCCTTGACGGGGAAGTCCTGGGTGTTCAGCCCGTACAGCAGCGGCGTCGCGTCGCGATCGAAATAACGCTGGCACAGCGCGGCGTTTTCAGTGGCGAGCGTGGTCAGTTGATCGGCGCGGCTCAGCAGCTTGCGATACAGCCAGCTACGCAGAATCCCGTACGAAGGCCATTTATCGAGCAGCCACACGCTTTGTGCGAGCAGCAAGGGGGAAGCCTCGGCTCCGGCCTTGCGGCCGCTCAGCAACAGCATCAGCGCGGCGGAGAGCCATTCCTGCTCGGTATGCGTCCAGATTACGTCCGCGCGCAGCATCTCGGCACGATTGCGCCACGTATGGATGAAATCGAACCCCAGCGCCGCCTTCAACGCGCGCCGCAACAGCCGCACCGGTTTGCTTTCGGGCGCGTCCTGCGAATAGCTCAGCGCGAAGCCGTCGGACTGCGCGTGGTGATAGCCGTACAGGCAGCCGATGTCGTCGCCCGGCCGGTAAAAGCGCGGGTCGGCGCCGTAAAACAGGTGAACGTGAACGTTTGTACTCATGCGGCCACTCCGCTTCGCGCCCGGCGCGCCTCGTGCGCGCCGCCGCGCACCGCGCGCCAGCGCGACAGCTTCACCCCGGCCTGGTTCGACAGCAAAGCGAGCGCCGCATGCGTGAGTCCCGGATAGGCCCGCGTGCCGACCAGCGTCCACCACCACCACGCGGTTTCGCGGTGCAGCGGCGGCAACTGGTCGCGCAGGATCAGATGGAAGTTGAACGCGGCATTGCGCAACGCCGCCATGGTTTGCGCGTTGCGCCCGTCTTCGTCGAAACGCTCGGCGGGAAAATGGTCGACCGCAACGCGCGGGTCGTACACCAGCTTCCAGCCGGCGCGCTTCACCGCGAGGCTGAAGCCCATGTCGTTGTGAGCCTGCGCGCCCGCGCCGCGCAAGCGCGCGTCGAAGCGGATCGTGCGGATCGCGTCGCGGCGGTAGCTCATGTTGGCGCCCTTCAGAATGTCCACTTCGCGCGCGCCGCCGGCGCCGAGATGATGATTGCCGATGATCTTGCCGGACGCCGTGACCTTGCCCACCCGCTGCCGCTCGCCATCCAGCACGCGGCCTCTTTCGTGCACCCAGTCGCGCCCGCCGAGCGCGCCGAGGCGCGCATCGCTTTCGAACGCGGCGGCGATCCGGGCGACCCAGTCGACGTGCGGCGCGGCATCGTCGTCGGTAATCGCGATCACGTCGCCGCTGGCCGCGTCGAGCCCGCGATTCAGCGCCGCGACCTGACCGGGCGCCTCGACCAGCGCCACCGACAGCGGCAGCGCACCCGGCACCGCCGGATCGCGCAGACAGGTGTGGGTCGCCTCGTCGTCGGCGCGCGCCACCACGACCACCTGGTCGGGCGCACGCGACTGGCGTTGCAGTGCCGCGAGGCAGCGCGCCAGATCGGCCGGGCGGCGATAAGTCGGAACCAGTACCGTCACTTTCATCGTGATGTCCTTTTGTATCGTCATTGCGCGAGGGTCGGAAAAACCCGGGAAACGCGTTCCGCTCAGGCGCTCAGGTATTCCTGCACCGCCGCGTAGCCACGGTCGTAGCCGCCGCGCGAGCGCGGCATGCCGTTGAAGATGCCGCCCTGCACATGCACGCCGGCCGCGCGCAGACGCTTCAGCGCGTCCTGGATCTCGCCTTCGCTGTGCACGCCCGAGCGCATCACGAAGAAGGTCGAACCGGCATACGCGCCGATGATCGACGCATCGGTCACCGCCAGCACCGGCGGCGTGTCGATCAGGATCACATCGTAGCGTTTGGCGAGCCCGTCGAGGTATTGCGGCAGCCGCGGCGACATCAACAGTTCCGACGGATTCGGCGGACGGCGGCCGCACGAGATGAAGCTCAGGCCTTCCACGTTCGAACTGCGGATCGCTTCTTCCAGCGAGATCTGGCCGCTCAGCAACTCGGACAAACCGTTGTCCTGCACGCCGCCCAGATAACGTTCGAGCGCGCCGCGCCGCATGTCGCCGTCGATCATCAGCACGCGCTTGCCCGAATGCGCGAGCAGCACCGCGAGGTTGACCGTGAGGAAGCTCTTGCCGACGCCGGCCATCGGGCCGGTCAGCATGATGATGCGATTGCGCGCGTCCATCATCGTGAACTGCATGGAGGTGCGCAGGCTGCGCAGACTTTCGACCGTGATGTCCTTGGGCCGCGCATTCGCCAGCACCGAACGCAGACGTTCGCCGCCGCGTTCGAACGCGCTTTCGAGCACCGCCTGTTCGGCGCTCAACGGCACGAGGCCGAACACCGGCAGATGGAACGCACGCTCAATCTGATCCGGATCGTCGATCCCCTTGAACATATTGCGGCGCAGGAACACGAAGCCGGTGCCCGCGATCAGGCCGAGAATCACCGCCGCCGACAGGATCAGCACCTTCTTCGGCTTGACCGGCGCGCCCGGGCGCAACGCGGCGTCGACGATATGTACGTTGCCGCCCGTGCCCGCTTTCTGCACCGACAATTCCTGCACGCGGTTCAGCAACAGCACGTAGATGTCTTCCGCCACCTTCGCATCGCGCTGCAACTGCACGGCCTTCACTTCGGTGGCCGGCAGGTCGCGGAAACGGTCCGCATATTTGGTGCGCTGCGCTTCCAGCTCGGCCATCTGTTGACGCGCGGCCACCAGCATCGGATGGTCGTCGCCGTAACGCTCGCTGAGCTGCGTCATCTGCAGACGCAAACCGGCGATCTGCTGCTCGTACTGCACGCTGCCTTCCAGGTACACCTTGGCTTCGTCGCTCGCGTTGATCGAGCCGGACTGGCGCTGATACGCGGTCAAGGCGGCTTCCGCGCGCTCCAGATCGGCCTTCAGACGCGGCTCTTCGCTTTGCAGGAAGTCGAGCATCTTGATCGCGTCGGCCTGCTTGTTCGACACGTGCTGGCGCACATACGACTGCGCCAGCGCATTGGCGACCAGCGCCGCGTGTTCCGGGCTCTTGTCTTCCAGCGAGATCTGGATCACGCCGGTCTGCTTGCCCTGCTCCTGCACGGTGATCGCCGACTGGAACGCGGTGATCGCGTCGAGGTCGTTGGCGCGCACCACGGTGAACTGCTCGCCCGGACGCGCGACCAGTTTGTTGACCCGCATCGTCACGCCGCCGCCCTGCGCCTGCTGGCCGACCTGGCCGCGCAGCAGCAGCGCGCCGTTCCCGGCGAACAGCGCATAGTGCTGATCGTCGACCACCTTCAGCGCGAGCTTCTGGCCTTCGAGCGCGGGCACCACGTCGATCGAATCGACGTCGGCCACATCGCCGCCCCAGCCATACGACGACAGGCCCAACCACGGCTTCGCCAGTTGACCCGGCGCGGCCAGCTTGGCCGAAATGCTACCGAGCAGCGGAATCGTCTTCGGCGTGACGCTGAAGTTCAGCTTCAGGTCCTGCACGACCGGGCCGACCACGCCACGGCTCTTGATGATTTCGATTTCGGCGTCCGTCGGCAGCGAGGTCGAGCCGGTGGTGATCGCCGCGCCCGTTTGCGTCTGCGTGAGCGCCTGCGACGTGTTGTCGGATTGCTCGACGCGCACGTGCGCGTCGGCCGAATAGATCGGCTTGGCGAGCAGGCAGTAAGCACCGGCAATCGCGACGATCACCGCGGCGATCGCGATCAGCCACCAGATGTCGTCGAGGATCACCTGGATCAGTTGCCCGAGGACGATGTCCTCTTCTTCGGTCCTGACCGGACCGCCCATGTGTGGAGAGAGTTGATTGCTCACAATTCGCTTCCCGTATCGGTTACATCCGTGTTTGCTTCGGTCCCGCGTCACCCCGCCGGCTGGCGGTGTGACGCGGGCCTGGCGACGGCGCCTAGCGCGTCAGTTGTTTCAGGTAGAACAAGGTCTGCACGCTCGGCAGGATCTGCTGCAACACACGGTTGAAGGTGGTCGAAGCGGCGGTGCCCACATACACGACGTCCAGCGGCTGCAACTGGAACTGCGAGGACAGCATGATCGAGTCCGGCTGCGTCATGTCGAGGCGGTAGACGTCCGGCGTGGTCGGATGGTCTTTCATGCCGCGCATCACGTAGATCTGACGCGGATTGGCGTCCGTGTCGAGAATGCCGCCCGACTGCGTGAGCGCGTCGGCGATCGTCATGCGGCCGCGAATGATCGGCACCTGGATCGGCGTCTTCACTTCGCCCATCACGAAGATGCGGCTGTCGGTGCGGTCCGGCACGTTGATCACGTCGCCGTTCTGCAGCATCACGTTCTGCGTGGTGTCGCCTTTGTCGAGCATGCGATCGGCGTCGAGCACGTAGAGCCTGTTGTTGCGCGTGAGGCGCACGCGCTGGATATCGGCGTCCGAATTCGTGCCGCCCGAGCGCGTGATCGCGTCGACCAGCGTGAGCGGCACGTCGCTGACCGCGAGCGGGCCCGGCGTCTTCACTTCGCCGGTCACCTGCACCTTCTGGCCGCGATACGACAGCACGCGCACGTCGACCTGCGGATTGCGGATATAGCGCACGAGGCCGCTGCTCAACTGATCGCGCAGCTCGCCGACGGTTTTGCCCGCGGCGCGAATCCGGCCGACGAACGGGAAGAAGATCGTGCCGTCGGCGGCGATGGTCTGGCCGTACGGGTCGGCCTGGCCCGGCAACGCGGCCGTGTACGGCTGCTGCAACGCGCCGCCCACCGACTGCGTGGTGTTGCCGCCCGCCGACAGCGTGCTGCCCTGCGGCGTGGTCAATTCCGGGTGATCCCACACGGTGATGCCGAGAATGTCCTGCGGCGAAAGCCGGTACACATACTGCGACGGATCGCTGATGGTCGAGGTCGGCAGCACCTGGGTCTTCGCGGCGGCCTGTTGCGCCTGCGCGGCCACGAGCTGCGAATCGATCAGATGCACCGGATAGGTTTCGGCGGGCTGCGACTGATGCTGGCCGTCGTCTTTCAGACGCGACGTGTCGAGATAATTGCCCGGTGCGGTGGCGCAGGCCGACAGAAAGGACGTCAGCAAAAGTGAGGCGGCGAGTTTCGATTTGAAGTTCGCCGCTGAATGCGGTGCGAGTTTTTTCATCAGCATATTTTTTTCAGCCATCCCATGACCAGATGTTCGATGAGCACGAGACTCTCCCTATAAGCGGTTTCCGCGCAGCCGTGCGGGTCGGCGACGTCGGAGTCGGCTTCCCACTTGCCGAGCGGATAGACCTTGCCGCGCGCGGCCGGGTCGAGCGCTTCGACCGCGCCCACCTGGGCGCGCTCGGTGACCAGCACGAGGTCCGCTGAGCGCACCAGATTGCGGTTCAGACGCCGCGAGTAATGGATCCCGGAGGCGACGCCCTGCTCGGCGAGCAGGCGGCGCATCACCGGGTCCATGCCGTGGCCGTCCATCGCGCGCAGGCCCGCCGAATGAAACGCGATCGGCGCCGAAGACGGCCGCGACACCGCGCGTTGCCGGGACTTGAACAGCATCTCGGCGGCCGGCGAACGGCACACGTTGGCGTGGCAGACGATCAGTACATTGGCGAACATGGCAGGCTCCTTGAAGCGCGAGGTGATTCGGTGGGCCGCTTGCGGGGCGGTTGCATGCAGCCCGCTTGCGGCCAGGTTGCGGCCCGCTTGCAGCCTGCTTGCTCGTTAAGCGACGGCGCGGCGGCCGGACTCGGCCACGTCCGCCGGCGTGAGCGGCACGCCGTTCGCGCCGACCTTGCCCGGCGCATTGCGCAACGCGTGCTGACGGCCGATCGCGTGATACTCGATCCCGAGTTCGAGCAGCGCGTCCGGTTCGTACAGATTGCGGCCGTCGAAAATCAGCGGCGTCCTGAGGATCCGTTTCAGCGAATCGAAGTCCGGGCTCTTGAAGACCTTCCATTCGGTGAAGATCACCAACGCGTCGGCGCCCTCCGCCGCGTCCATCTCTTCCTTCACGAACTCGAGGCGCGCGTGCTGCTGCGGCACATCCTTCAGGTCGAGCGCGAACACCCGCTTCGATTCGTCGATCGCGACCGGGTCGTACGCTTTCACGCGCGCGCCACGGCGCAGCAGTTCGGCGATCAGCGGACGGCTCGGCGCTTCGCGCATGTCGTCGGTATTCGGCTTGAACGCGAGGCCCCAGACGCCGAACGTGCGGTCCGACAGGTCTTCGCCCAGACGCGCGACGATCTTGTGCGCCAGCACCTGCTTCTGCGTGTCGTTGACGGCTTCCACCGCTTCGAGAATGCGCAGGTTCGCCTTGTGATCAGCGGCGATGCGGATCAGTGCCTGCACGTCTTTCGGGAAGCACGACCCGCCGTAGCCGCAACCGGCGTACAGGAAGTCGTAGCCGATGCGCGGATCGGAGCCGATGCCACGGCGCACCGCTTCGATATCCGCGCCGACGCGGTCGGCCAGATTGGCCAGCTCGTTCATGTACGAAATACGCGTGGCCAGCATCGCGTTGGCCGCGTACTTGGTGAATTCGGCGGAACGCACGTCCATGTACAGCGTGCGTTCGCGATTGCGGTTGAACGGCGCGTACAGGCGCTTCATCAGCTCGCGGGCTTTTTCGCCGGGCACGTCTTCGTCGCAACCGAGCACGATGCGGTCGGGCCGCGTGAAGTCGTCCACAGCCGCGCCTTCCTTCAGGAACTCGGGGTTCGAGACCACCGAAAACATGTGATTGAGGTTGCGCGCGGCCAGTTCGGCGGCGATCACGTCGCGCACGCGCGAGGCCGTGCCGACCGGCACCGTCGATTTGTCGACGATCACCTTGAAGCCCGTCATATGGCGGCCGATGTTGCGCGCGGCGGCCAGCACGTATTGCAGGTCGGCGGAACCGTCTTCGTCCGACGGCGTGCCCACCGCGATGAACTGGATGTCGCCGTGCGCGACCGCCGCTTCGATGTTGGTCGAGAACGTCAGGCGGCCGGCCTTGCGATTGCGCGCGATGATTTCCTGCAGACCCGGTTCATGGATCGGCACGCCGCCATTGTTGAGCACGTCGATCTTGCGCTGATCGACGTCGAGACAGAACACGTCGTGGCCGATGTCGGCCAGACAGGCGCCCGTCACGAGCCCTACGTAGCCACTACCGATGATCGTCAGGTTCATGTATTACACCTCGCGAAATAAGGTTGATTCAGGAGTGCGGTGAAGGACTCAGTAAGCGTTGCTGCCTGCGAATCCTTTCCACAGCGTCAGCACGACGATCTTGATGTCGAGCCAGAAGGTCCAGTGCTGCATGTAGTACAGATCGAGCTTGACGCGGCCCATCATCTTTTCGATGCGGTCGGTTTCGCCGCGATAGCCGTTGATCTGCGCCCAGCCGGTAATGCCCGGCTTGATCCGGTAGCGGTGCATGTAGCCCTTCACCAGATCCTTGTAGATGTCGTCGTGTTCGAGCGCGTGCGGACGCGGGCCGACCACCGACATCTCGCCGCGCAGCACGTTGATGAACTGCGGCAGCTCGTCGAGACTGGTGCGCCGCAGGAACGCGCCGACCGCGGTGATGCGCGGATCGCGCCGCGTGGCCTGGGTGATCTTGCCGGCCTCTTCCTGGTGCAGCTTCATCGAGCGGAACTTGTAGATCTCGAACTGATTGCCGTCGATACCCTTGCGCTTCTGGCGGAAGAACACCGGACCCGGCGAACTCACCTTCACCATCACCGCAATCACAATCATGACCGGCGCCAGCGCGGTCAACGCGGCCAGCGCGAACAGACGGTCGAACACGCGCTTGGGCAGCACCCGCAGATCGGTGATCGGCGACGCGGCCAGGTTGATCGCGGGCACGCCGAGCAGGTCGACCATCGGCTGATTGAACAGCGTCAGGCTGCGCACGTCCGGAATGAAGCGGATGTTCACGAAGTCGTTCTTCAGGTCCATCACGAAGCGGTGAATCGCCTTTTCCTTCGAGATCGGCAAGGCCAGCCACAGCTCGCGGATCGCGCGCTGGCGCACCAGTTGCAACATGCGCTGATAGTCGCGTTCCACCGGTACGCCGTCGATCGCATTGGCCGCGTCCGGGTCTTCATACGGGTTGATCGTGCCTTCCTCGTCGAACACCACGATCGGCGTGAAGCCCGCTTCCGGACGGCCGCGCATCTGTTCGATCAGAAAGCGCCCATACGGCGCGCCGCCGACGATCGCCACCGCGCGCTGATTGAAGCCCTCGCGGCGCAGACTGCGCAGCACCGAATAGACGATCACCTTGGTGACCACCAGCAGCACGATCGTGGCCACCGCCCAGTAGACGAGCCACAGCCGCGACAGACTGTCCGAACGGTGCAGGCTGAAGCTGATCAGCACGCCGGTGACTTCCACCATCACCCAGCCGCCGGCAACCCGGCACAGCAGGTCGTAGAGCGGCTTGCCGCGCCACGACTGATAGATGCCCAGCGCGGGGAAAAACACCACCACGAGCAGACAGTCGAACGCGAGCGACACACGTTCCATGTCGTCCAGCCACACGAATTTCCCGCTATGCACGGCCGTCGCCAGCGTCGCGCCGAGCACGACCATGGCGATGTCGATGATTCTCGATAGAACGCTCAGCATGCGCTGCCCCTCAGTTCGTCAGTCAAGTGCCATCCGTTGGTTGATTAAAAATCCGTCGCGCGGTTTTTCTTCAGCGTGCTCCGGCGCCCGAACACGACGCCGGTCTCCGCGTTCGGCGGATCGATGCGCGACGCAGTAAAAAAATGAAGCCCAGCTAATTGCCTCGCCATTCCCAATTTAGAAAATCGGCTGAACAGCCGAACCGGGAAAGGCGAGTCGAAATGAGTGAATACCCTCGTACAGGTATAGATAAAGCTTTATTAAAATTCCCACTGCAAGACCGCAAAATATCTCAAATTGTATCGGTCAAAATTTCAGCATTTTTTTCGATTTTTGCTCGGCAATTGTTACCGGATTGCCTTTCGATAGGCAAGCTGAAGGCCTCTAAGCGGGCCATTTCGATGCTCTCTGGTCGCTCGGAGAGAGAAGCTTACGAGACGCCTGTTGCGTCACGTTTGTGCAAGCATCGCGCTAAAAAAATCACCCGTTATTTTTTTCGGGTAATTTTTCTTTTTAAAAAATCTATCGGACATTTTTCCTTCACGGAATTCGCTATTTTTATCGGCCGTTTTATATAGTTTTCTATTTAACGCGCTTTTATTGATTCCGCTCTTCATGATAAAACTCGACGCATTCACCCAGCCTCGAGGAGTCCATCATGACAGCTCCGGTTACGGCCACGCCCGCCGACACCCGGTCCACGCAAGCTAAGCCCCTGAACGTCAAGCTCAAGGTTCATCCCGTGATTCTGGCCGGTGGATCCGGCACGCGTTTGTGGCCGATGTCGCGCGAACAGCATCCCAAACAGTTGATCGGCCTGCTCGGCGACGATTCGCTGCTGCAGTCCACCACGCGGCGGCTCGAAGGACTCGAAGCCGGCTATCCGCTCACCGATCAGCTGGTCGTGGTCGCGAACGAAGAGCAGCGCTTCACCACCGCCGAGCAATTGCGCACGAGCGGCAAACCGACCCGCCTGATTCTCGAACCCGCCGGCCGCGATACCGCACCGGCGCTGACCGTAGCCGCGCTGTCGATCGCCGCGCAGGACGACGACGGCATCATGGTCGTGATGCCCGCCGATCACGCGGTCACCGACCTCGCGGGCTTCCACGCGGCCGTGACGGCCGGCGTGGAACAGGCGGTGGCCGGTCATATCGTGACGATGGGCATCGTGCCGACGCGGCCGGAAACCGGCTTTGGTTACATCCGGATCGGCGCGGCGCTGGGAGCGTCGGAGGCATCGGGCGCATCGCCTGGCATCCCTGACGATACGGAAAACACCGGCAGCGAAGGCACAATCTGCGCGCACAAGCTCGATCGCTTCGTCGAAAAGCCGCATCTCGAACTGGCGCAGCGCTATATCGAGTCGAAGGAGTACTGGTGGAACAGCGGCATTTTCATCATGCGCGCGTCGACGTGGCTGAAGGCGATCCGCCACTTCCAGCCGGCCATCTACGAAGCCTGCCACGCAGCCTACGCGGGCGGCAAGGCGGACGGCGACTTCTTCCGCCTGCAGCGCGATGCGTTCAGCGCGTCGCCGTCGAACTCGATCGATTACGCGGTGATGGAACAGCTCGGCAGCGATCAAAGCGCCGCCTCGGGCGTGGTCGTGCCGTTGCAGGCCGGTTGGTCGGACGTGGGCTCGTGGGACGCGATCTGGGACATCTCGGAGAAAGACGCCGACCAGAACGTGGGCCGCGGGCGCGTGATGTTCGAAGGCGCGGCATCGACCTTCGCGCATTCGGAAGGACGGCTGATTGCCTGCGTGGGTACGCAGGATCTGGTGGTGGTCGAAACGGCCGACGCGATTCTCGTGGCCGATAAATCGCGCGTGCAGGACGTCAAGAAGATCGTCGGACGGATTCGCAGCGACGGCGGGCTCGAAGCGGCCAACCATCGCAAGGTGCATCGCCCGTGGGGCAACTACGATTCCGTCGACACCGGCGAGCGCTTCCAGGTCAAACGCATTGTCGTGAAACCGGGTGCGCGGCTCTCGCTGCAAATGCATCATCACCGCGCCGAACACTGGATCGTGGTGCGCGGCACGGCGCTCGTCACGCGTGGCGAGGAACGCTTTATCGTCTCCGAAAACGAGTCGGCTTATATTCCGCTCGGCGTCACGCATCGACTCGAGAATCCGGGCAAGATGCCGCTCGAAATGATCGAGGTGCAGTCCGGCTCGTATCTCGGCGAAGACGATATCGTGCGGTTCGACGATACGTACGGCCGACAGTAACGCCATCAGGCGCCTGCAAGGCGCCTGCGCAAGCCAATCATCAAGCCAACCTGGCTTGGGCCGTCGTCGAACGGCGGTCCGCCACGGGTCGATCCGGGGTCCGTCCAGGGTCCATCGGGGACTGCGAAAACAAGGCTTGAATCACACTGAATGAAGCGGGAACCTGCGGCGGTTGCTCCTACCGGCCGCGGGGTACTGCCAGACTTTCTTCTGTCGCCGCGCTTATCAATGCGCCAGTCGCCAAACTTGCCAATCTCACTCTGTTACTGCGCTTGCTTGCGCTTGCTGCCGGGTTTCGACCGCGTTCGTTTTAAGCGCGTTTTAACTGCCAGCCGCCGCGCTCATCCTGCGTGAGAGATGAACTCCGGATAAGACGGATACCGTTCCGCCGACGTGCTTTCCGTCGTCGCGCTGACGACCGTGGTCACGACCGGCTCGCTGGGATAACGGCGCAACGGTCCACGAAACGCGTGCAGCGGACCATGCAACGGCGCACCGTGATTGATCGTGACGGGCTCCGGCACATGACGCCGGACGGGCAGCGGACGCGCCGGCGCAACGTGCGATGGCGTGGGCGAATGCACCTGCGCGGCGGCACGTTCTTCCAGCACCACGACTTCCTCAACCGGAGGCGCAACTTCCGCGGCCGCCAATGTCAGGCATTCGCGATCGATCCATTGCAGCGCCCAGTCGAGCGCGTACTGCTGCGCTTCGTCCGCATCGGCGAAGCGCGGGCCGACCAGGCCGGAACGCTCGACGCGCCTGCCGTCTTTCATGATCTCCGCCCACGCGCGATACATCACGTTGGGCACCTGCTCCGCCGCGACGAAAATCGTAAAGCCACGCGGATCGTCGATCTGCGTGCCGCGCGGCGCGAGGCTCATCGAC contains:
- a CDS encoding undecaprenyl-phosphate glucose phosphotransferase, with the protein product MLSVLSRIIDIAMVVLGATLATAVHSGKFVWLDDMERVSLAFDCLLVVVFFPALGIYQSWRGKPLYDLLCRVAGGWVMVEVTGVLISFSLHRSDSLSRLWLVYWAVATIVLLVVTKVIVYSVLRSLRREGFNQRAVAIVGGAPYGRFLIEQMRGRPEAGFTPIVVFDEEGTINPYEDPDAANAIDGVPVERDYQRMLQLVRQRAIRELWLALPISKEKAIHRFVMDLKNDFVNIRFIPDVRSLTLFNQPMVDLLGVPAINLAASPITDLRVLPKRVFDRLFALAALTALAPVMIVIAVMVKVSSPGPVFFRQKRKGIDGNQFEIYKFRSMKLHQEEAGKITQATRRDPRITAVGAFLRRTSLDELPQFINVLRGEMSVVGPRPHALEHDDIYKDLVKGYMHRYRIKPGITGWAQINGYRGETDRIEKMMGRVKLDLYYMQHWTFWLDIKIVVLTLWKGFAGSNAY
- a CDS encoding UDP-glucose/GDP-mannose dehydrogenase family protein; translation: MNLTIIGSGYVGLVTGACLADIGHDVFCLDVDQRKIDVLNNGGVPIHEPGLQEIIARNRKAGRLTFSTNIEAAVAHGDIQFIAVGTPSDEDGSADLQYVLAAARNIGRHMTGFKVIVDKSTVPVGTASRVRDVIAAELAARNLNHMFSVVSNPEFLKEGAAVDDFTRPDRIVLGCDEDVPGEKARELMKRLYAPFNRNRERTLYMDVRSAEFTKYAANAMLATRISYMNELANLADRVGADIEAVRRGIGSDPRIGYDFLYAGCGYGGSCFPKDVQALIRIAADHKANLRILEAVEAVNDTQKQVLAHKIVARLGEDLSDRTFGVWGLAFKPNTDDMREAPSRPLIAELLRRGARVKAYDPVAIDESKRVFALDLKDVPQQHARLEFVKEEMDAAEGADALVIFTEWKVFKSPDFDSLKRILRTPLIFDGRNLYEPDALLELGIEYHAIGRQHALRNAPGKVGANGVPLTPADVAESGRRAVA
- a CDS encoding mannose-1-phosphate guanylyltransferase/mannose-6-phosphate isomerase, translated to MTAPVTATPADTRSTQAKPLNVKLKVHPVILAGGSGTRLWPMSREQHPKQLIGLLGDDSLLQSTTRRLEGLEAGYPLTDQLVVVANEEQRFTTAEQLRTSGKPTRLILEPAGRDTAPALTVAALSIAAQDDDGIMVVMPADHAVTDLAGFHAAVTAGVEQAVAGHIVTMGIVPTRPETGFGYIRIGAALGASEASGASPGIPDDTENTGSEGTICAHKLDRFVEKPHLELAQRYIESKEYWWNSGIFIMRASTWLKAIRHFQPAIYEACHAAYAGGKADGDFFRLQRDAFSASPSNSIDYAVMEQLGSDQSAASGVVVPLQAGWSDVGSWDAIWDISEKDADQNVGRGRVMFEGAASTFAHSEGRLIACVGTQDLVVVETADAILVADKSRVQDVKKIVGRIRSDGGLEAANHRKVHRPWGNYDSVDTGERFQVKRIVVKPGARLSLQMHHHRAEHWIVVRGTALVTRGEERFIVSENESAYIPLGVTHRLENPGKMPLEMIEVQSGSYLGEDDIVRFDDTYGRQ